GGCATTGCTGGTGTTGCATCAAAGACTGGTGATGCAAACCTTTGTCGCTGTGCTCATGCGTATGTTGTGAAAAGCGGGCTGGCTATGCCAAAATTAGTGGCTGATTCCATTCTAAATATGTATGTGAAAGTTGGTGCTGCTCAAGATGCAACAGTTGCTTTTCATCTTATGCATGAGCCTGACACATTTTCATGGAACACATTTCTCTCCGGATTTTATAGTGGAAGCAACTGTGAGCAGGGTTTGAGGATTTTCAAGCAGATGAAGTGCGAAGGCTTTTCAGCCAACAAATACACTTATGTTGGTGTTTTGAGATGCTGCACTAGCTTGATGAACCTGATGTATGACACTCAGGTTCATGCATGTGTTCTGAAAAGTGGGTTGCAAAGCGATAATGATGTTTCAAGAATGCTACTTGACATGTATGCGCAATCTGGCTGCTTTACAAGTGCGTGCCTGGTTTTTGATCGACTGGAAGAAAGAGATGCTTTCTCGTGGACAGTGATTATGTCAGGATATGCTAAAACGGATGAAGCTGAGAAGGTGATGGAATGTTTCCGTTCAATGTTGCAAGAAAACAAAAGGCCTAATGATGCTACACTAGCAGTTTCATTGAGTGTTTCCTCTGATATGGCATCCTTAGGCAGTGGGCTCCAACTTCATTCATGGGCCATCAAGTCTGGCTGGAACAGCTCAGTTGTTTCTGGTGCTCTAGTTGACATGTATGTGAAGTGTGGGAACATAACGGATgctgagatgctattctatgagtcAGAAACATGTGATCAAGTTGCATGGAATACACTCATCTGTGGTTATTCTCAACATGGTCATGGGTACAAGGCACTGGACACGTTCAGACGGATGGTAGATGATGGGAAAAGGCCTGATGATATCACATTTGTAGGTGTTCTCTCAGCGTGTAGCCATGCAGGATTACTTGACGAGGGAAGGAAGTACTTTCAATTGCTGAGTAGTGTCTATGGAATCACTCCTACGATGGAGCACTATGCTTGCATGATTGATATTCTGTCCAAGGCTGGAAGACTAGCCGAGGCTGAATCTCTTATCAATCAGATGCCATTGATCCCGGATTCATCCATATGGAGGACGATTTTGGGAGCTTGCAGGATACATGGAAATATCGAGATTGCTGAGAGAGCAGCAGAAAGATTGTTAGAGTTAGATCCACAGGATGTTTCTTCTTCTATATTGTTATCAAACATTTATGCAGATTTAGGAAGGTGGAGTGATGTTACAAGACTTAGGAATATGCTACTAGATCATGGAGTAAAAAAAGAACCAGGGTGTAGCTGGATTGAAGTCAATGGCCAGATTCATGTATTCCTGTCGCAAGATGGATGTCCAAAATATTAAGAATTTGTTACAACGTGCATTCGGTTCCCACAATCTGAAATGCCACCATGGGCCGTGCCCATACATAAACTATGAGACCAGGAGCTGGTTTGAAGTAGATATGGCTAGTTCTGCAGGCTGATACAAAGTGCCAAGGTAAATCCTGTTTATAAATATGATTACTGAAAATGCCACACCTGCATTAGCAGATCACTACCACTCTGTTACACTGTTGACTGTTTTATCTCATTTAAACATGCTGTTGGGTCCCTGAACTTGCCTGTAGAGTTTGATGGGCAAGTCTTGATTCTAAATTTAATCACATATGCTATCCTGCAGTTTGATAAGAGACGCAATGTGCAGAAAATCCACCGACATAGTCAGTGCAATTATTTGTTACATCATATACTAGGATGAATTCTGACCGAGGACAGTTCCTTGGTGAGGCATGTGAAAATGGTCACGCAATCTTGCCTGTAACGTGAACTAGGATATGGTTACGGATCAATTTGGGATAGGGAGAGTCTGATGGTGACCCACTTCCATTGATATTGGATTGCTCATGTCACATTTGTAGTCCAATTGGGACCCCTGTGCATGTGAGGTGATCAGCTTGTTCACCAGCTTAAGCAGGATCCTTTCGAATTCCTCGCCACTAGACCATGGATGAACCTCAGCTTTGATAAGCTGGGGATCGCTGCTGATGAGACTCCAGAGGGGATAATTCTCCTTTGGCATGACATAGTCCCCTTCCCCTAGCTTAAGAGAGGGGCAGTAATCCCCCTTCCCATCACCGATGTAGATGAAGTGCTTGTTCTTGGCACTGTCTGTCCCTTGAATCCTCTGGATTATCTTGCCCTGCAATGGCAAGTGAAACTTTAGTTCATGGGTGGCAAGGTCGGTTTTCACCACTTTTCAGATGAGTAAATGCACTGAGGTTTCAGCACACACAATATTTTATCAATCGTTTGACAATACATCATGCCTAATACTccttccgtttcaaaatagatgacccaactttatactaaatttgtactaaagttagtacaaagttgagtcatctattttgtaaTGGAGGGAGTAAGACTCTAAATGCAGAACACATCGTTATATATACCGAGTGACATAAATTGTTTCTTTTGTCTCCATCACCCACGTGCATCGAGTGAATCTGTGATTTTAACACGTGAACTGATCTGCCATCCTACTGTCCATACCTTGCACATGTTGTCAGGGCACAGGCTGCAACCATGGGGCAAGCTGGTGGGATCATGGAACGGCGAGATCCTGAGCCTCCCTTGGGCGTCCACGCGCGCGGGGTTGGTGTTGATCTCAGAGAAGCAGCCGAGGACGCCGTGATGCTCCAGGACGGTCTCGATGAAGAAGGAGTTGGCGTCGCTCACCACCTTCAAATCACACCTGCGACGCACACCTACCACCATCAAGATCCAATCCAACCACCCGGCCGCGTGGGGAAATCAAGAACACATCGGCAAATCGGCATCGGTCCATTTCATACCCTAATGCCGACGCCGTCCGGATGGCGGAGAGGACGTGCGCGTCGAGCGGCGCGCTCCTGAGGCACTCGCGGATGTCGTCGGCCGACCTCCCCTGCGCGTGGAGCTCCCCCATCATCCTGTCCTGGAAGACATCAAGGCCCCACTCAGCCGGGAGAAGCGCCATGCGTGTCTAGGCGGGTGTGTGGGCGTATCGTGTTCGACTGTTCGTACCATGAGGGAGTTCCAGCGCATGGTGGGGCGCAGGCGGTTGAAGGCGTCGGCGGCGCCGAGCTTGGTGATGACCCAGTCGTCGCTATCCCACTGGATGATGGTCTTGTCGAAGTCGAACAGCAccaccacggcggcggcggcgggagcggcCATCTCCGGGAAGAGACGGCGGATGGTGCTTCCTGCCTCCGACGTTTGCGATACGAGACTCCGGCGTGGCTTCTGTTTGTTTGTTGGTGGCGGCGT
The Triticum dicoccoides isolate Atlit2015 ecotype Zavitan chromosome 3A, WEW_v2.0, whole genome shotgun sequence genome window above contains:
- the LOC119268324 gene encoding thiamine phosphate phosphatase-like protein, translating into MAAPAAAAVVVLFDFDKTIIQWDSDDWVITKLGAADAFNRLRPTMRWNSLMDRMMGELHAQGRSADDIRECLRSAPLDAHVLSAIRTASALGCDLKVVSDANSFFIETVLEHHGVLGCFSEINTNPARVDAQGRLRISPFHDPTSLPHGCSLCPDNMCKGKIIQRIQGTDSAKNKHFIYIGDGKGDYCPSLKLGEGDYVMPKENYPLWSLISSDPQLIKAEVHPWSSGEEFERILLKLVNKLITSHAQGSQLDYKCDMSNPISMEVGHHQTLPIPN